A genomic window from Clostridium aceticum includes:
- a CDS encoding PAS domain-containing sensor histidine kinase, whose protein sequence is MKTIFDVKKTDYSIKDPTLKSIFDHPEVGVYISTSSGKFLKLNRKFCDILGYAEKELVNMTLTDLYLPETIDQASQNHHTLFTQEKKHHFLEKKVVRKDRSILWLSFVVSPILDFGTEIYQYIGIVQDISRMKSAEEELYDAKRVLESIFDTTSAMIAYLDKDFNFIRVNKQYAAAGNHPPEFYIGKNHFALYPYTDNEMIFRRVVETGQPISFHAKPFEYQEFPKLGVTYWDWDLIPVKNSHGSVTGVILSLVDVTKRKKAEDKLRKTNDLLEKNVMERTAELQAEVAERKKTEEALRQSEQRYRQVFENTSDGIFLTDVVSHEVFRFVAFNPSLEKLAGLWSSEVCGKYIHEVFPQDCAEFFTANYKKCIALGTVFSFEEQLPTPAGSIYLYTTLMPIKDDQGKIYRILGVCRDITEYKKMSENLKQAKEEAELANDAKSEYIANMSHELRTPINVILSAIQLFDLYLKSNPANTTTKHFHHLKSMKQNCFRLLRLVNNLIDMTKIDTNFYEFNLKNHNIVNIIEVITLSITDHVKNRKIRLSYDSNIDTKIIACDIDIVERIMLNLLSNAIKFTDSNGTIEVNLLDGEEYISISVKDNGIGIPKDKQKTIFERYKQADQLLTRKQEGSGIGLSLTKSFVEMLGGKISVKSEYGLGSEFIVELPCKVLPESPNKTEVECRLNDYSSIVEKINVELSDIYSIKGTEV, encoded by the coding sequence ATGAAAACAATATTTGATGTTAAAAAGACTGACTATTCTATCAAAGATCCTACTTTAAAATCTATTTTTGATCATCCCGAGGTTGGTGTTTATATTTCTACATCATCTGGTAAGTTTCTTAAACTAAACAGAAAGTTCTGCGACATCCTTGGGTATGCAGAAAAAGAACTTGTGAACATGACCTTAACAGATCTTTATCTCCCTGAAACTATAGATCAAGCATCGCAAAATCATCATACATTGTTTACTCAAGAAAAAAAACATCATTTTCTTGAAAAAAAGGTAGTAAGGAAAGATCGCTCTATTCTATGGTTAAGCTTTGTTGTATCACCTATTCTTGATTTTGGTACTGAAATTTATCAATATATAGGTATTGTTCAGGATATCTCTAGAATGAAAAGTGCTGAAGAGGAATTATACGATGCTAAAAGAGTTTTGGAGAGCATCTTCGATACAACAAGTGCCATGATTGCCTATCTTGATAAGGATTTTAATTTTATTCGTGTAAATAAACAATATGCTGCTGCTGGCAATCATCCTCCTGAATTTTACATAGGAAAAAATCATTTTGCCCTGTATCCCTATACTGATAATGAAATGATCTTTCGGCGGGTAGTTGAAACAGGCCAACCTATTTCTTTTCATGCAAAACCCTTTGAGTATCAAGAGTTTCCTAAGCTAGGGGTTACCTATTGGGACTGGGATTTGATTCCTGTAAAAAACTCTCATGGCAGTGTTACTGGTGTTATTCTTAGCCTAGTCGATGTAACTAAGCGAAAAAAAGCAGAAGACAAACTTCGTAAGACAAATGATCTACTGGAAAAGAATGTGATGGAGCGTACTGCAGAACTGCAAGCCGAGGTGGCTGAACGTAAAAAAACCGAAGAGGCATTACGCCAAAGTGAACAACGCTACCGACAGGTCTTTGAAAATACTTCTGATGGTATTTTTCTTACTGATGTTGTTTCCCATGAGGTTTTTAGGTTTGTAGCTTTTAACCCTTCTTTAGAAAAGTTAGCAGGGCTATGGAGTTCAGAGGTTTGTGGTAAATATATCCATGAAGTTTTCCCTCAAGATTGTGCAGAATTTTTTACTGCTAATTATAAAAAATGTATAGCATTAGGAACTGTCTTCAGCTTTGAAGAACAACTTCCTACACCGGCAGGTAGCATATATCTTTATACAACACTTATGCCTATTAAGGATGATCAAGGAAAAATTTATAGAATATTAGGTGTGTGTCGTGATATTACTGAATACAAGAAAATGTCCGAAAACCTTAAGCAAGCCAAAGAAGAAGCTGAACTCGCCAATGATGCAAAAAGTGAGTATATTGCCAACATGTCCCATGAGCTAAGAACCCCTATTAATGTTATTTTGAGTGCAATACAATTATTTGATCTATATCTAAAATCCAATCCAGCGAATACAACAACTAAGCATTTTCATCATTTAAAATCAATGAAACAAAACTGCTTTAGATTGCTTCGGTTAGTAAACAACCTTATTGATATGACTAAAATTGATACAAACTTTTATGAGTTCAATTTAAAAAACCATAACATCGTAAACATTATCGAAGTAATAACCCTGTCTATAACGGATCATGTAAAAAATAGAAAAATTAGACTTAGTTACGATTCAAATATTGATACCAAGATTATTGCTTGTGATATTGATATCGTTGAAAGGATTATGCTTAATCTTCTCTCTAATGCAATTAAATTTACAGATTCAAATGGAACTATAGAAGTAAATTTGTTGGATGGAGAAGAATATATCTCCATTTCTGTTAAAGATAATGGGATTGGTATACCTAAAGATAAACAAAAGACAATATTTGAACGTTATAAACAGGCAGATCAATTGCTTACAAGAAAGCAAGAAGGTAGTGGCATAGGACTTTCACTGACAAAGTCCTTTGTAGAAATGCTGGGTGGTAAAATATCTGTGAAAAGTGAATATGGATTAGGAAGTGAATTTATTGTTGAATTGCCATGTAAAGTACTCCCTGAAAGTCCTAACAAAACAGAAGTTGAATGTCGTTTAAATGATTATAGTAGTATTGTAGAAAAGATAAACGTTGAACTTTCAGATATCTATTCCATTAAAGGAACTGAAGTTTAA
- the xylB gene encoding xylulokinase, with the protein MYFIGIDIGTTSVKIIATDENGNIVRSISKEYPLSFPKPLWSQQNPEDWWRQSISGFKELLDGLDKSEVKAVSFSGQMHGMVTLDENDQVVRPAILWNDQRTEKECEYLNNEIGRNKISQWTGNVALTGFTAPKVLWLKGNEPENFAVAKKIMLPKDYIAYKMSGVFATDMSDASGTLYLDVKNRKWSAEMLELLGISEEQLPRLYESYEVIGNIKPDLAEELGLNKDVKIVIGGGDQAVAAVGGGVVGAGSCSLSLGTSGVVFTSNEEFFVDENNGLHSFCHANGKYHLMGVTLAAAASLKWWVEEVNKSEDFDGLLNEAKEAQIDDSLFYLPYLMGERTPHNDPNCRGTFIGINMTHERKHMTRAVLEGVAFSLRDTFEIMKEMGIEITDISISGGGAKSKLWCEIIADVLNVRVNKLNTNEGPAYGAAILASVGFGLFDRVEDACCKFIKVTESIHPDKENSQLYNKKYEKFRKIYPTVKDLFKQLI; encoded by the coding sequence ATGTATTTTATAGGTATAGACATTGGTACAACATCGGTAAAAATCATTGCAACCGATGAAAATGGAAATATTGTTAGATCCATTAGTAAAGAATATCCATTATCTTTTCCTAAACCTCTTTGGTCTCAACAAAATCCAGAGGATTGGTGGAGGCAGTCTATAAGCGGATTTAAGGAGCTTTTAGATGGCTTAGATAAAAGTGAAGTGAAGGCAGTTAGTTTTAGCGGTCAAATGCATGGCATGGTTACTTTAGATGAAAATGATCAAGTGGTACGACCTGCAATTCTTTGGAATGACCAAAGAACAGAGAAGGAATGTGAGTATCTTAATAACGAAATTGGTCGGAATAAAATATCTCAGTGGACAGGGAATGTAGCTCTTACAGGATTTACTGCCCCAAAAGTCCTATGGTTAAAGGGAAACGAACCAGAAAATTTTGCTGTCGCCAAAAAAATTATGCTTCCTAAGGATTATATCGCCTACAAGATGTCAGGTGTATTTGCCACAGACATGTCAGACGCATCAGGCACCTTATATTTAGATGTAAAAAACAGAAAATGGTCAGCAGAAATGTTGGAGCTTTTGGGGATTTCTGAGGAACAATTACCAAGACTATATGAATCCTATGAAGTGATTGGAAACATAAAACCTGATCTGGCAGAAGAATTGGGCTTAAATAAAGATGTAAAAATTGTTATTGGTGGGGGAGATCAAGCGGTTGCTGCTGTTGGTGGTGGTGTGGTTGGTGCTGGATCCTGTTCACTATCCCTTGGAACTTCTGGGGTTGTTTTTACATCAAATGAAGAATTTTTTGTAGATGAAAATAATGGTCTGCATTCTTTTTGCCATGCAAATGGCAAGTATCACCTTATGGGTGTGACACTTGCTGCAGCTGCATCTTTGAAGTGGTGGGTTGAAGAAGTCAATAAGTCGGAGGACTTTGATGGCTTATTAAATGAAGCAAAAGAAGCACAAATCGATGATAGTTTATTTTATCTTCCTTACTTAATGGGAGAAAGAACACCTCATAATGATCCTAATTGTAGAGGAACCTTTATCGGTATAAATATGACCCATGAAAGAAAGCACATGACCCGAGCTGTACTAGAGGGAGTTGCATTTTCCCTGAGGGATACCTTTGAAATTATGAAAGAAATGGGCATTGAAATCACTGATATCAGTATTAGTGGTGGCGGTGCAAAGAGTAAACTTTGGTGTGAGATCATAGCTGATGTATTGAATGTAAGAGTAAACAAGCTCAATACCAATGAAGGTCCTGCATATGGTGCTGCAATATTGGCTTCCGTAGGATTTGGATTATTTGATAGGGTTGAAGATGCTTGTTGTAAGTTTATTAAAGTAACAGAAAGCATTCATCCTGATAAGGAAAATAGCCAGCTTTATAATAAAAAATATGAAAAGTTTAGAAAAATTTACCCTACAGTAAAAGACTTATTTAAGCAGCTTATTTAG
- a CDS encoding NAD(P)-dependent alcohol dehydrogenase produces MNNKAVFMQGTNHMITKEVPMPEVKDHEVLIKVDAVGICGSDVHYYQHGRIGDFVVEGDFILGHECAGEVIEVGKDVKSLVVGDRVALEPGKTCGKCEFCKGGKYNLCPEVEFFATPPYHGVFTNYVAHPEDMCFKLPENVSNVEGALVEPLAVGLHASNQGGVKLGDTVVIFGTGCIGLVSVLSCKAKGASKIIVVDILENRLEVAKKIGATDIINAREVDVLKKIEELTGGKGADVVIETAGAEATVKYTVDVLKTGGTIVLVGMTPKDETAFNFMKLMGKEGELKTVFRYRNLYPVAINAIASGAIDVKGIVSHEFNFDQTKEAFDFVVGNASDVVKAVIKIK; encoded by the coding sequence ATGAACAATAAAGCTGTTTTTATGCAGGGTACAAATCATATGATTACAAAAGAAGTTCCAATGCCTGAAGTAAAAGATCATGAGGTTCTGATTAAGGTAGATGCAGTTGGCATATGTGGATCTGATGTTCATTATTATCAACATGGAAGAATAGGTGACTTTGTGGTTGAAGGTGATTTTATTCTAGGACACGAATGTGCTGGAGAAGTTATTGAAGTAGGTAAGGATGTAAAAAGCCTTGTAGTTGGTGATAGAGTTGCACTTGAACCAGGTAAGACCTGTGGAAAATGCGAATTTTGTAAAGGCGGTAAATACAATCTTTGTCCAGAAGTAGAATTTTTTGCTACACCTCCTTATCATGGTGTATTTACTAACTATGTTGCCCATCCTGAAGATATGTGCTTTAAATTGCCAGAAAATGTATCCAATGTAGAAGGGGCTTTAGTAGAACCATTGGCAGTTGGGTTACATGCATCTAACCAAGGTGGTGTAAAATTAGGAGATACTGTTGTTATCTTTGGGACAGGATGTATCGGACTTGTCAGCGTGCTTTCCTGTAAAGCAAAAGGAGCTTCAAAAATTATTGTTGTAGATATACTAGAAAATAGACTTGAAGTTGCAAAAAAAATCGGTGCAACAGATATCATCAATGCAAGAGAGGTTGATGTTTTAAAGAAAATAGAGGAGTTAACAGGTGGCAAAGGTGCGGATGTTGTGATTGAGACTGCTGGTGCTGAGGCTACTGTAAAGTATACAGTAGATGTACTAAAAACTGGTGGAACCATCGTTTTAGTAGGTATGACACCTAAAGATGAAACAGCCTTTAACTTTATGAAGCTCATGGGCAAAGAAGGAGAGCTAAAGACGGTTTTCCGTTACAGAAACCTATATCCTGTTGCCATTAATGCTATCGCAAGTGGTGCTATTGACGTAAAAGGTATTGTGAGTCATGAATTTAATTTTGATCAGACGAAGGAAGCTTTTGATTTTGTTGTGGGTAATGCAAGTGATGTTGTAAAAGCTGTGATTAAAATTAAGTAA
- a CDS encoding sugar ABC transporter substrate-binding protein yields the protein MKKWLAILLVVTLMLSILAGCSKPATTPAGDEGEAGDKPFRVAYIARAQADSFAAWLANAVNEEADKYDNIVIDILDGQASDSTQNALIENAITNKYDAIIIQPNNGEAQRPYAEKAVAAGIITITTNARIDGIQGASSVDADPYEQAKVNATVALEQIPQGANVVVLKGPPGNFHADARRESWQKEFFEKRPDVTIVGEEIANWNKDEAMNYMETWVQANSKIDAIIAMNDNMAAGALEVVKDDSRFDGILSYGVDGTAEAVLLIQEGIMTSTSLQSAYDLAAALLDTANKLLTGVETQIDIDIDCPLINSDNVEQYIEMHKRAGAIR from the coding sequence ATGAAAAAATGGTTAGCAATCTTATTAGTGGTGACATTAATGTTGTCTATCTTAGCAGGATGTTCAAAGCCTGCTACAACACCAGCAGGTGATGAAGGGGAAGCTGGCGATAAGCCTTTTAGAGTTGCTTATATAGCAAGAGCACAAGCAGACTCCTTCGCAGCATGGCTTGCAAACGCAGTAAATGAAGAAGCTGATAAATATGACAACATCGTTATTGATATTCTTGACGGTCAAGCTTCTGACTCTACACAAAATGCATTAATTGAAAATGCAATCACAAACAAGTATGATGCAATTATTATTCAGCCAAACAATGGTGAAGCACAAAGACCATATGCTGAAAAAGCTGTTGCAGCAGGTATCATCACGATTACTACCAACGCTAGAATTGATGGAATTCAAGGAGCATCTTCTGTAGATGCTGATCCATATGAACAAGCAAAAGTAAATGCTACTGTTGCACTTGAGCAAATCCCTCAAGGTGCAAATGTAGTTGTATTGAAGGGACCTCCAGGAAACTTCCATGCTGATGCAAGACGTGAAAGCTGGCAAAAAGAATTCTTTGAAAAACGTCCTGACGTGACAATTGTTGGAGAAGAAATTGCTAACTGGAACAAAGATGAGGCTATGAATTATATGGAAACATGGGTGCAAGCAAACAGCAAAATCGATGCGATTATCGCTATGAATGATAACATGGCTGCTGGTGCATTAGAAGTTGTGAAGGATGATTCAAGATTTGATGGAATCTTATCTTATGGTGTTGATGGAACTGCTGAAGCTGTTTTATTAATCCAAGAAGGTATCATGACTTCTACAAGCTTACAAAGTGCTTATGATTTAGCCGCAGCGCTTTTAGACACTGCTAATAAACTTTTAACTGGTGTTGAAACACAAATCGATATTGATATCGACTGTCCTTTAATTAATAGTGACAATGTTGAACAGTACATTGAAATGCACAAAAGGGCAGGAGCAATAAGATAG
- a CDS encoding ABC transporter permease: protein MKTNNVKKIWTDIKSKYSIFLVLAVLFVVCWLANENFVSVNNLSNISIQIAVVTILAFGQTILIIAGMLDLSSASVLALAGVLSVSTYVSTESLLLSFVVAILASVACNIINGLMITKFKAPPFIATLAMMTMARGAALMYTNGQNIYQIGNYSTFGQGKNFGIPTPILFMIATLLVTWYILKHTVFGRSIYAVGGNQEAANASGINVDRVKMKAFIINGIFVGIAGVIFMSRVNGGMPNGAVGYEFKALTAAVIGGTSFTGGIGTSLGTLAGSFIVGFLDNIMVLTGVNSYLQQIIRGAIIALAVIYDIWAKTKRTKKKLGSIEAKVK from the coding sequence ATGAAAACCAATAATGTAAAAAAAATATGGACAGATATTAAAAGTAAATATAGTATATTTTTAGTGCTGGCTGTACTATTTGTTGTGTGTTGGCTTGCTAATGAGAACTTTGTTTCAGTAAACAATTTATCTAATATTTCAATACAAATTGCAGTAGTAACCATACTTGCCTTTGGGCAAACAATTCTTATTATAGCTGGGATGCTGGACTTATCCTCTGCTTCAGTGCTAGCATTGGCAGGTGTGCTTTCGGTATCAACTTATGTAAGTACAGAATCACTTTTGCTTTCTTTTGTTGTAGCTATTTTAGCCAGTGTTGCATGTAATATCATCAATGGTTTGATGATTACTAAGTTTAAAGCACCACCCTTCATAGCAACTCTTGCAATGATGACGATGGCTAGAGGAGCAGCGTTGATGTATACCAATGGACAAAATATCTATCAGATTGGAAATTATTCGACCTTCGGACAGGGGAAAAACTTTGGTATTCCTACACCAATATTGTTCATGATAGCTACCCTATTGGTGACCTGGTATATATTAAAGCATACAGTGTTTGGCAGATCTATATATGCCGTAGGAGGAAATCAAGAAGCCGCAAACGCCTCTGGTATAAACGTAGATAGAGTAAAAATGAAGGCCTTTATCATCAACGGTATATTTGTAGGTATAGCAGGGGTAATTTTTATGTCCCGTGTAAACGGTGGGATGCCTAATGGTGCGGTTGGCTATGAATTTAAGGCACTTACAGCAGCAGTTATTGGAGGAACAAGTTTTACAGGAGGAATTGGTACTTCTCTAGGAACATTGGCAGGTTCTTTCATCGTTGGATTTTTAGACAATATCATGGTTTTAACAGGGGTTAACTCTTATTTACAACAAATTATCCGTGGTGCTATCATAGCGCTGGCTGTAATCTATGATATATGGGCAAAAACAAAGAGAACGAAAAAGAAATTAGGAAGCATTGAAGCAAAAGTAAAGTAA
- a CDS encoding trans-sulfuration enzyme family protein, which translates to METKLVHGSRGGDVHTGAISFPIYQSATFKHPAVNESTGYDYSRVQNPTREELENTIAALEGGTAGFAFSTGMAAIATLFHLFSTGDHIIVSDDLYGGTYRLFEEICKKNGMEFSYIDTRSIDNIRKSIKANTRGIFIETPSNPMMKVTDIEALNKFTKDNSIILMVDNTFLTPYFQRPLALGADIVVHSGTKYLGGHNDTLAGFVVVKEEEMREKIELLHKTVGAVLAPFDCWLMLRGIKTLGIRMKKQQENAIEIANWLKKKEEVEKVYYVGLEDHEGYTLSRKQATGFGAMISFVVKNTALAEKILKNVKVISFAESLGGVESLITYPITQTHASIPEEIRKRLGIDERLLRLSVGIEDVNDLISDLEEAIEGEE; encoded by the coding sequence ATGGAAACAAAATTGGTACATGGCAGCAGGGGAGGGGATGTCCATACAGGAGCAATTAGTTTCCCTATTTATCAAAGTGCTACCTTTAAACATCCAGCGGTTAATGAATCTACAGGATATGATTATTCAAGAGTTCAAAATCCTACTAGGGAGGAGCTTGAAAACACCATTGCTGCTCTTGAAGGGGGGACAGCAGGTTTTGCTTTTTCTACCGGCATGGCTGCTATAGCTACGCTATTTCATCTCTTTTCAACGGGGGATCATATCATCGTTTCCGATGATCTATACGGGGGAACCTATAGATTATTTGAAGAGATATGCAAAAAGAATGGCATGGAATTTTCCTACATTGATACCAGAAGCATAGATAACATTCGTAAAAGTATAAAGGCAAATACCAGGGGAATTTTTATTGAAACACCTTCTAATCCCATGATGAAGGTGACGGATATTGAGGCCTTAAATAAGTTTACAAAGGACAATAGTATCATACTTATGGTGGACAATACCTTTTTAACACCATATTTTCAACGTCCTTTAGCCTTAGGGGCGGACATTGTTGTTCATAGCGGAACAAAATATCTTGGAGGCCATAATGATACCCTAGCAGGATTTGTGGTGGTAAAAGAGGAGGAAATGAGGGAAAAAATCGAACTTTTACATAAAACAGTTGGTGCAGTTTTAGCTCCCTTTGACTGCTGGTTAATGTTGAGGGGTATAAAAACCCTTGGTATTAGAATGAAAAAGCAACAGGAAAATGCTATAGAGATTGCCAACTGGCTGAAGAAAAAAGAAGAAGTAGAGAAGGTTTACTATGTTGGTCTTGAAGATCATGAAGGATATACCCTATCAAGAAAGCAAGCTACAGGCTTTGGGGCAATGATTTCTTTTGTAGTAAAAAATACTGCATTGGCGGAGAAAATTTTGAAAAATGTAAAGGTAATTTCCTTTGCAGAAAGTCTTGGGGGTGTAGAAAGCCTCATCACTTATCCCATCACCCAGACCCATGCTTCAATTCCTGAAGAAATTCGTAAAAGACTTGGTATTGATGAAAGATTATTAAGATTATCAGTAGGGATAGAAGATGTCAATGACTTAATCAGTGATCTTGAAGAAGCCATAGAAGGGGAGGAATAG